One window from the genome of Streptomyces sp. WZ-12 encodes:
- the dapF gene encoding diaminopimelate epimerase, producing MTSTQRIAFLKGHGTENDFVIVPDPDGRLDVPATAVARICDRRAGVGGDGLLRVVRSAAHPEARAMADEAEWFMDYRNGDGSIAEMCGNGVRVFARYLLHAGLVEAGDLAIATRAGVRRVHLAKSGDVTVSMGRAALPEEGVVVEVDGRTWPARNVNMGNPHAVAFVEDLAHAGELREQPQFGPAEVYPEGVNIEFVVDRGPRHVAMRVHERGSGETRSCGTGACAVAVATARRDGLDPAATGTPVTYTVDVLGGALTITELPDGTVEMTGPAVIVAEGTFAPEWLTGALAG from the coding sequence GTGACCAGCACCCAGCGCATCGCCTTCCTCAAGGGCCACGGCACCGAGAACGACTTCGTGATCGTCCCGGATCCCGACGGCCGGCTCGACGTCCCCGCGACCGCCGTCGCGAGGATCTGCGACCGCCGCGCCGGAGTGGGTGGCGACGGCCTGCTGCGCGTCGTGCGATCGGCCGCGCATCCCGAGGCCCGGGCGATGGCCGACGAGGCCGAGTGGTTCATGGACTACCGCAACGGCGACGGCTCGATCGCCGAGATGTGCGGCAACGGTGTCCGGGTCTTCGCCCGGTACCTCCTGCACGCCGGCCTGGTCGAGGCCGGCGATCTGGCGATCGCCACCCGCGCCGGAGTGCGCCGGGTCCACCTCGCCAAGTCCGGTGACGTCACGGTCTCCATGGGGCGCGCCGCGCTGCCCGAGGAGGGCGTGGTGGTCGAGGTCGACGGCCGCACTTGGCCGGCCCGCAACGTCAACATGGGCAATCCGCACGCCGTCGCGTTCGTCGAGGACCTGGCGCACGCCGGGGAGCTGCGCGAGCAGCCGCAGTTCGGCCCGGCCGAGGTGTATCCGGAGGGCGTCAACATCGAGTTCGTCGTGGACCGCGGCCCGCGTCACGTGGCGATGCGGGTGCACGAGCGCGGCTCCGGCGAGACCCGGTCCTGTGGCACCGGCGCCTGCGCGGTGGCCGTCGCCACCGCCCGCCGGGACGGCCTGGACCCGGCCGCGACCGGCACCCCGGTGACGTACACCGTCGACGTGCTGGGCGGCGCGCTGACCATCACCGAGCTGCCGGACGGCACGGTCGAGATGACCGGCCCGGCCGTGATCGTCGCCGAGGGCACCTTCGCGCCGGAGTGGCTGACCGGCGCGCTCGCCGGCTGA
- a CDS encoding RelA/SpoT family protein codes for MSAEATNPGNPETAGRWRGGPRPALRGLRRIGRAALLGPPPRDGLPDALEHVAKVHRHHHPDADLDTLSRAYQRAETSHRGQLRKSGEPYITHPLAVTLILAELGAETTTLTASLLHDTVEDTEMTLDQVRAEFGAEVCYLVDGVTKLEKVDYGTAAEPETFRKMLVATGNDVRVMSIKLADRLHNMRTLGVMRPEKQARIAGVTRDVLIPLAERLGVQALKTELEDLVFAVLHPEEYAETQQLVASYAGRPDPLATIAGRARAVLADAGIDAQVLVRPRHFVSVHRVLLARGRLTGADLGRLLVLVTEDADCYAVLGELHTCFTPVVSEFKDFIATPKFNLYQSLHTAITGTGGDVAETLIRTHRMHRVAEAGVIALGNPYAPTDGADAPEGERADPTRPGWLDRLLDWQRTTPDPDTFWTSLRDDLAQEGEIAVFCTDAAADGPGTPIGLPAGASCVDAAYARYGEAAHGCIGARVNGRLATLGTVLHDGDGLHLLMAQDSAGPSPEWLDHARTPAARLAIARWLARPEGPGGEPAVAPAGRRSERRRSPGHRPAGPERAPAASGLAVADLPGATVRLAGCCTPVPPDTVTGFAVRGGTVTVHRALCPAVARMAAMGRQPVGVRWRGAGKGGPGCRVTLLAEAFSRPHLLPDLTEAIAAQGVAVVSAAVEPPHEQLVRHTYTLHLPHADGLPSLMRAMRQVPGVFDVVRAATTVRS; via the coding sequence ATGAGCGCAGAGGCCACGAACCCTGGTAACCCGGAAACAGCCGGCCGTTGGCGCGGCGGCCCCCGGCCGGCGCTCCGGGGGCTGCGCCGCATCGGCCGCGCCGCACTGCTCGGCCCGCCTCCGCGCGACGGACTCCCCGACGCCCTGGAACACGTCGCCAAGGTGCACCGCCACCACCATCCCGACGCCGACTTGGACACCCTCAGCAGGGCGTACCAGCGCGCCGAGACCTCGCACCGCGGCCAGTTGCGCAAGAGCGGGGAGCCGTACATCACCCACCCGCTCGCGGTCACCCTGATCCTCGCCGAACTGGGCGCGGAGACCACGACGTTGACCGCCTCGCTGCTCCACGACACCGTCGAGGACACCGAGATGACGCTCGATCAGGTGCGGGCGGAGTTCGGCGCCGAGGTCTGCTACCTGGTCGACGGCGTCACCAAACTGGAGAAGGTCGACTACGGCACGGCCGCCGAACCCGAGACCTTCCGCAAGATGCTCGTCGCCACCGGCAACGACGTGCGGGTGATGTCCATCAAACTGGCCGACCGGCTGCACAACATGCGCACCCTCGGCGTGATGCGCCCGGAGAAGCAGGCCCGGATCGCCGGCGTCACCCGCGACGTGCTCATCCCGCTCGCCGAACGCCTGGGCGTCCAGGCGCTCAAGACCGAGTTGGAGGACCTGGTCTTCGCGGTGCTGCACCCCGAGGAGTACGCCGAGACCCAGCAGTTGGTGGCGTCCTACGCCGGCCGCCCCGACCCGCTCGCCACGATCGCCGGCCGGGCCCGGGCGGTGCTGGCCGACGCCGGCATCGACGCCCAAGTCCTCGTCCGGCCGCGGCACTTCGTCTCCGTGCACCGGGTCCTGCTGGCGCGCGGCCGGCTCACCGGCGCGGACCTCGGTCGGCTGCTGGTCCTGGTGACCGAGGACGCCGACTGCTATGCCGTCCTGGGGGAGTTGCACACCTGCTTCACCCCGGTGGTCTCGGAGTTCAAGGACTTCATCGCCACCCCCAAGTTCAACCTCTACCAGTCGCTGCACACCGCCATCACCGGCACCGGCGGCGATGTCGCCGAGACGCTGATCCGCACCCACCGGATGCACCGGGTCGCCGAGGCCGGCGTGATCGCCCTGGGCAACCCGTACGCCCCCACCGACGGCGCGGACGCCCCCGAGGGCGAGCGGGCCGACCCAACCCGCCCCGGCTGGCTCGACCGGCTCCTGGACTGGCAGCGCACCACCCCGGACCCGGACACCTTCTGGACCTCGCTCCGCGACGATCTCGCCCAGGAAGGAGAGATCGCCGTCTTCTGCACCGACGCCGCCGCGGACGGCCCCGGCACCCCCATCGGGCTGCCTGCCGGGGCGAGTTGCGTGGACGCCGCCTACGCCCGGTACGGCGAGGCCGCGCACGGCTGCATCGGCGCCCGGGTCAACGGCCGCCTCGCCACCCTCGGCACGGTCCTGCACGACGGCGATGGCCTCCACCTGCTGATGGCCCAGGACTCCGCCGGCCCCTCGCCGGAGTGGCTCGACCACGCCCGCACGCCGGCCGCCCGGCTCGCCATCGCCCGCTGGCTGGCCCGGCCCGAGGGCCCCGGTGGTGAGCCGGCCGTCGCGCCCGCCGGCCGTCGCAGCGAACGCCGCCGCTCTCCCGGCCACCGTCCCGCCGGCCCGGAGCGCGCACCGGCCGCCTCGGGCCTCGCGGTGGCCGATCTGCCCGGCGCCACCGTCCGGTTGGCCGGCTGCTGCACCCCGGTGCCACCGGACACCGTCACCGGCTTCGCGGTCCGCGGCGGCACGGTCACCGTGCACCGCGCCCTGTGTCCGGCGGTGGCCCGGATGGCGGCGATGGGGCGGCAGCCGGTCGGGGTGCGCTGGCGGGGTGCCGGCAAGGGCGGCCCCGGTTGTCGGGTGACGCTGCTGGCCGAGGCGTTCAGCCGGCCGCACCTGCTGCCCGACCTCACCGAGGCGATCGCCGCGCAGGGCGTCGCCGTGGTCTCCGCCGCCGTGGAGCCCCCGCACGAGCAACTGGTCCGGCACACCTACACCCTTCACCTGCCGCACGCCGACGGACTGCCCTCCCTGATGCGCGCGATGCGCCAGGTGCCCGGCGTCTTCGACGTGGTCCGGGCCGCCACGACCGTGCGCTCCTAG
- the miaA gene encoding tRNA (adenosine(37)-N6)-dimethylallyltransferase MiaA, which translates to MNTVAPAPRVIAVVGPTAAGKSDLGVALAQHLGGEVINADSMQLYRGMDIGTAKLTLEERQGVPHHLLDIWDVTRAANVAEYQRLARAEIDRLLAEGRTPVLVGGSGLYVRGALDALEFPGTDPAIRARLEAELAELGSGALHARLTAADPEAARAILASNGRRIVRALEVIEITGRPFTANLPGHEAIYDTLQIGVDVERPELDERIATRVDRMWEAGLVDEVRRLEGEGLREGRTASRALGYQQVLAHLAGECTEQQARDETVRATKRFARRQDSWFRRDPRVHWLSGAADRRAELPALALALLERPVTA; encoded by the coding sequence GTGAACACCGTCGCCCCCGCACCGCGGGTCATCGCCGTCGTCGGCCCCACCGCGGCCGGAAAGTCCGACCTGGGCGTCGCGCTCGCCCAACACCTGGGCGGCGAGGTCATCAACGCCGACTCGATGCAGCTCTACCGGGGCATGGACATCGGCACTGCCAAGCTCACCCTTGAGGAGCGGCAGGGCGTCCCGCACCACCTCCTGGACATCTGGGACGTCACCCGCGCGGCCAACGTCGCCGAGTACCAGCGGCTGGCCCGCGCCGAGATCGACCGGCTGCTGGCCGAGGGCCGCACCCCGGTCCTGGTCGGCGGCTCCGGCCTCTACGTACGCGGCGCCCTGGACGCCCTGGAATTCCCCGGCACCGACCCCGCCATCCGCGCCCGTCTGGAGGCCGAACTCGCCGAGCTGGGCAGCGGCGCGCTGCACGCCCGGCTCACCGCCGCCGACCCTGAGGCCGCGCGCGCCATCCTGGCCAGCAACGGCCGCCGGATCGTGCGCGCCCTGGAGGTCATCGAGATCACCGGCCGCCCGTTCACCGCCAACCTCCCTGGCCACGAAGCCATTTACGACACCCTCCAGATCGGCGTGGACGTCGAACGCCCCGAGCTCGACGAGCGGATCGCGACCCGGGTCGACCGGATGTGGGAGGCCGGACTGGTCGACGAGGTGCGCCGGTTGGAGGGCGAGGGGCTGCGCGAGGGCCGCACCGCCTCCCGGGCGCTGGGCTACCAGCAGGTGCTCGCCCACCTGGCCGGGGAGTGCACCGAGCAGCAGGCGCGGGACGAGACGGTGCGCGCCACCAAGCGCTTCGCGCGCCGCCAGGACTCCTGGTTCCGCCGGGACCCGCGGGTGCACTGGCTGAGTGGCGCGGCGGACCGCCGGGCCGAGCTCCCGGCCCTGGCACTGGCGTTGCTCGAACGACCGGTCACAGCCTGA